The Oryzias melastigma strain HK-1 linkage group LG20, ASM292280v2, whole genome shotgun sequence genome includes the window GCAGGGATACAAGGTAAGATGACAGCTATAAACAAGGCGCAGATGGATGTGTGGCTGCGTTTCTGGATGAGACGGAGAAAAGGCGGCTGGTTTCCTCCTCAAGCTGTGCCTTTGTAACCAGTCTCCTTCACCCGGGCGTGCGTGTAGCGCCGTGCGTGTGCGTGCATCAGCCTTCCAGGAGGGATGCAGCTTTTATTGTCCTGTAAGCATTCTTTGTGATGGAGGCCgggagagaggaagaggaggacggcTTGATTGCTTTTAGAAGGCAATTATCAGGGAGTCAAGGTGACAGAGGCAGGAGAGGCGCGGGCTCTGCACACTGCTGACTGCGTTAAAGCGCAAACTTAACTCTATTAAGACACAATAACTACTGGTGAAAAGAGGGCTCGATTCTCCAAGCGAAAAATGAACGTGTCAAAGGCTGTGCGCTAAATTCAAACCACGGAGGACAGGAAACGACTTTTTTTAACGAAACATGACGGCACGGGCCCTCCTTAAAGGCAGCGTGACAGCTGCGACCCAGCTTTTAGAGACATGGTTGAAACCATGCAGATCAGATACGACCTCTAAAACCTCAAACCAGGACTCTAACCTCAGCAAAGGCCCCTCAGATACAGAACCCAGAGATGGTTTGTGTGATAAAAAAAGTCTGAGTCAGACCGACCCTCTGTAATTACCATTATTTATGaggtcaaatgcaaaaaaaatgttttcacttcaCACCGCTTTGCAAAGAGGCTACTCTGTCTTACAAATTGTACCAcgttgcaaaaataaatcaggtGTAGTTCCCAAGATGACCACCAGGGAAATAATGGTTGCAAACCCAATTCTGTTGTCATTGattcacataaataaaagtatagatTCTAAATTCAGAAATcttgtattttcttgttttgaagattaatttaaaatccAGCATTAAACTGGAAAGaatttggatcattttgaatCTAGAACATCCAAATGAAGCAACTCTTAATTTGgccttttctgttttattgctttttttctgaacaggACATTATTTAGTTTCAAGAGGTCAATGATAAAGGTGTTAAACTGAATAACTGGTAAGAAATGAGTCACATCAGACATCATTTGTCCAATCATTTGAATAATATTTTGCAGATCAGAAAACAAATGTGGACGAAGAAATTGAAAAGCAAAGAAGGTACAGGAaggaaaacgacagttttttaaaactgattttttttaccttttttcaataaatttgcTGTTTGTAAATCAAGTGTCtaaagacaaatttaaagaaataaaaaaatattatagaatatattgttttaaattttaaaatacctgccgttatattaaaaaaaagtgtactgtCATATTTGAATGAACTTGAATGTGAGTTCAAACCTGTTGAAGAAGTACAGGTCACTTTACAAGGATTTTGTTATTTCTGCatcattaaacaaataaattctttaaaaatcaaacaatatgATTCCTTGGATTCTTATTTGTCTCTCACAGTTAAAGTGtttctatgatgaacattacagatcAAACTCATCTTTTAAGGGAGAAAGCTTGCAGAATCAGTGACTGACTAATACTTTTTCTTCCACAAGCCAGCGCTctgaaaatttcccagaattctctgcgaAAAGCCAGTGTGCAATGTCGCGACCTGATCGGTCCCCAtgtttacttcattttacagtcaGAGCATGTGTTCGGATATAACTGATAAGGAAGCgacatgcatcgatgctcactagactGGCGAATATACAGTTACaggagaaagtatgtgaacctaGTAGGAGTACTTCAATTTCTGTACGAAATGGACacatgaagtgtttttttttttttttttttaagctctaaatcacaacaattgagaaaaaaacattgcttgCTTATACACACTAATTTATGCTTCATagttttattgaacacaatagtGAGTCCAGTTAATGCATAAAATCAAGTAAGGGtgcacatattttctcctgcagctgtagaccacaatgcattgcttttgaacaaaaattgcGTTCATAGGACCTCCTACCGCATCAGTACAAAGACgtaagctttaaagtttttatggCTGCATCTAGGGTTAAAATCACCAACCTGGCAACCCTGGCTCTgaccatcattaaaaaaatagagggAGCTTTGATGTGGATCATAGATCCTTAGAAGCTAcatctaaaataatttaaagttatattaaacccttttttattttcagtattttattagtattttgttgtTTCAGCAACATTTcgataaatgttaaaattattctgtaaaatcatgtttctacattttggaaaaacgttatttaaacatttaaaaaaactttcaaaaacaaagtataAAAGAACCTGCGAGCTCCCGTAGGTGGTCCAGTGTGGGGATGATGGGGGGGTTCCTCTTCTGCAGGAAGAACAGCACCATGACGGTGAGGGAGAAGTTGGAGATCCAGGCGCCGGGGATGCTGCTGGTGATGCCGTGAGCCCTGGCCCAGCAGCGAACAGTGAACACCAGGTGGCGCACTCGAGGGTCTAGCTCTCCATACAAGTACAGCAGCTCTGTGCTCTTCATCGCCACCCTGTGGAGAGAAGACAGCAGGACAACTATAAGCTGCTCAGATcaaattaaaaccttttttttcaaactattggCATCTATAAACCAATCCAAAGCAAGATtgtcaagaaaatgtttaataaacgaAACAAtgtatttgacttttaaagtaaattaacaaTATTAATTTTCTGATCAtaataaaatggaaacaaattatatatttttttcagttttagtgtcagtttttgctaaatattagtgttttagtggcaaaaaaaaaccaatattTCCCTTGGAGTAACTATCGTCATAAATcagtgatttattatttttttaagtgcctaatatgttttaaaaaggcTACTCTCCACTTATAAGCAGCTGCCACTTTCAATTTTGTAAGaattttctgtaaaagttgATGTCATAACTAGAAGCACCTGAGAGTTTTGCAACTATGGAAACTACAATCAATGATGATAATTTGGCCTAAAGGTTAAATTAAAGGTCTTGAAAGGTAGGAGCTCTCATATTCTGGTGTCCGATAGCTATCAGACTGCAGGGTTGACGCGTGCCTCTCAGGGAGGAAAGTGCTGCAGAGATGGCAGGGCGTGATTTGAGAAAAGTCCCCCTCACGCCCACGGAGAGAGCTTCCACGACGTTTCCTGAGAAACCTCTAGTGGGTTTTCTGTGCGTTAGCGAGCGTGGCGTTCCAGCTGATAAGGTGGTGACTGTTGGGGCTGGAGTggaagaaatgaaacacaaagaggGCACCGCTCGTTCTTCCTGTTGCTTTCAAAGTGGCGGGTAAACCGCTGCAACACAAAGTTGTTTTGGGGCTTTCACAAAACGGCATTGGTGAAAAGGGAGAGTCACTATATAACATGAGAGTTAAACGCTGACATTTCTTTGACTTTATGACGCAGGccgattttaaataaaactctgCAGGAAAAAGGCCAGAGGAAGTGTAGCGTGTGCAGCGCGAGTGTACCTGTTGTTGGCTGTGAGGTCACACTGGAAGCCTGACGGCTGGTGAACGAAACGCAGCAGAGGACAGCGAGCGTTCAAGATCTTCTGCACCCCGACACACCCAGGCCCAAAGTGGTCCAAGCACTCCCCGATGACAGACAGGACGCTCTGGGTGACAGCCCGCTCAGAGTTGGCGCGCTTCATCCGGTACTCCATGAAAAACCCCGATTTAGGCTGAACACGCACACAGAGGACACAGAATTGATGAGAGGGGACAGATCCTCGTCTGTGACCACAGGACTCGCCATTACCATCTTCACGTTCAAGCCGCTGATGCTGTCCAGGTCCAGGAACATGTCCAGGTCGCAGCCGAGCTTTCCAAACCCGTTCACTGACGAGCCAAACGGTTTGAtggtgcattctgggaaataAGCAGCAGCAACGTCCTTGAGCAAAGAGCAGACGAGGAAACGCAGCCGGCTGTTCTCATCTGTGATCTGATACTCTTCAGTCAGGGAGATGATCTGCTGGTCTATCTGAAGGAGAGGAGGCAGAACACCAAAATGGATCCTGTAATTCCAACGGATCCGTTTACAACTAGAACTTAGTGCTGGAGATGCGGAGGACTTACACTCTCCTCTTTGGACAGCCTCTGGATGAGCTCATTGATGGGAACCGTGCTCTGAGGCTGGCACTGAAGTCCCGGCGGAGGGTTCGAGTCCCCAGAGCTGAGGTTTCTGAGAGACAGCAGTCTGGATTTGAAAGGCACCAGGGATTCGTGGTTGACCGCGGGGATGGTGGCCGTCTCCAGCAAAGAGGCAACGCCGTCCCGGCTGGCAAACTCTACAACAGCATTAAAACCCTAGAAGAGTAACCAGTCAGAAAAGTCGCCACGGAGCAGCACAGGAGCAACAGAAGAGCACTGACTTACATAACTTTCATAAAAGAAGTATTTCTTAATGTCGCCGTGTTTTGATAGAAACTTGAGGAACCTCTTCTCGCTGACCCCGGACTGGCAGCTGATGAGGACGGAGCGCTCTGCCTGCTCCTGTCGCTCCACCAGGAGAGTGTGCAAACACCTACGTCCATTCGTTTCTTCTGACAGAGCTACAACACAacgaaaaaatgcaatttaacacattttcaaatcCCAATAGgacacaaaaaacaagacaaatcaAATATGTGTACATTTTTCTATTACTAACTATTACTAACtctaactatttttattcagctGTAGTTCAAAGCTCATttatttgatacttttttttacttattttactcCAAGTCTTGCACTGAGCACTCCCTTTAATGTGTTCATGACTTCCAAAGCATCTGGCACTGACATCAGTGTATTCAGCCAGAATTGAACAAATATGTTAGCattgtttgttactttttccattcattttagtccttatttttttttacaattgttttaGCTAATACAACAGTTAGCATTTAAATGCTAGATGTTAGCACTTGGCTTTTAAATACAAACTGCAGTCACAGTGGacgaaataagtatttgatcctttgctgattttgtaggtGTGCccacttaaaaataatttaacagtttgTCATCCTAATGCTAGATTCATTTAATCAGTGAGAGAATCAAGAAAtccacttttaaaacatttatataaattcCTTTCATTAAGCGAAATAAGTATTATAAATAAGAGTCTGACTGTttctgtggacaggtgtcttctCTACAGGTGattagttcaaacaggtgtcttcGTGTTGACAGGTTGATTAGGAGAGTCTAattaaagttgcttttttatattctgtctAACTGTTCAAAAGAATCTACCACAGACTGTCAATCTCTGTTCAAGTGGACAAACCCACAAAATCAGCAAAGGATTAAATATCTATTTACTCCCCTGTAATtacaaattttcaagatttttgtCAAGATTATGTTAGCATTAAGCCTTTATATTTCCACATACAATTGTCAGGTTTTCTACAGTTGTTCAAAATTATTCTGCTACCCTTTCATTACTATTATTCTTGGCAAAGTTAGCATTTAGCATTTGTAGGTGTATTACTCAATATAAATTTGCTCCAGATTTCcaacagaatttaaaaactgaagtcAAAACTaattctctgttttctttttaaccaaCAAGCATACATAAATGTAATGTGGATCTAGTACTGTCTGTTAAAAAAGAACCAAGCAGTTTGACCTAGTTATTTTTGTCAGAAGCCAAAGTTGTAGAACTCAAAGGATTGCAAATCAGATTTATCCACCCCACATCCTTTCAGATTTGGGTTAGATATCACTCTATGATTACAACTTTTCCGTGTAACAGTTTCAACCACGTCACTGATGGTAAAAGTGAAAGTTAGGAATTCATCAGTATTCagtcttttttcctgaattaagATGAGAGACAAATCCAAACCAGGATGCCATCACAATCATGCTCAACTACTGTTGTGATTTTGGTATTAGTGTGTATATTTTAATCTTACTTTGACCTTTATACTAATTGCTTGTTTTAATAATATTGTTGCATGATATTTGTGTCAACAAAGTTTATTTCCCAACTTTTCACAAAGTTAGTATTTCAGATTATGTATTTCCATGACACcaacgtttttctttttgcctatATATCTCAATTTAACaacaatagtaataataatcCAATAACCAGCATCCTACATTagattatcttgttttttttttttatctcaggcACCTTTAAATGATTCCACACAGAAATGTTCCACCATCTGATCACTTTTCcattctaaaatgttttgtttagttcATGTTTAGTCTTAAACCATTGCAATATTGCCGTCTCATTCAAAATTGGCcattattttgtaaacaaacagCCACTAGATCACCATTAGAGCACCACGAGTAATGTACATTCATAGTATCCATGACATTAATTTGGCACaggttttaaataaacagttaaGGCACTTTTTGTGTTAAGTCAGGGCACTTTGTACTTTTTCAACACCTGCACATGTCATTGTTTCCTAATACAAATCAACCTTTCTCTCATACTTTTTTTGACAGTTGACACGCCGAATAATACATGCTATTATGCTTGTTATTTAATAtataattgcttttaaaaacaaagctgatTTAACCTACTGTCGCAGCTGTTTCCTAAAACACGAGCTGTTCTCTATGGAGTTCAATGTGTCGCGGTTTCTTTCAGGGCTAGCTTCGATGCTAACATGTCTACAACTCGCCGACACTAACCGTTTTCGTCTCTTCGAGTTGACTCCGTCCGCGCAGCAGTAGTGTTAGTTTCAACTCGTCTGTGGATAATCGTATCGGCCCTCCGTGAGCATCGCAACAGGCTGGCTCTGCCCCAAACAGATAACCTGCACACGGGCAAGGAGGACGCCATGGCCTCTGGAGCGAGGCTGGAAGGCGCATGCGCAAAGGCTCGTCTACGGCGAGCGAGAGAACCCAGAAAACACAGACAGCATAACAAAACGAAAAACTAGTTTACAACTATTTCGCttaatttgatataaaaaaaatacaatataaaatgCTTATGTTTGGAATTCAGCatgatatttgtttttattattattatgttaatcCAGCAAACTGATAAGACGGGGGAGataggaaagaaaaacaatactGTCCTTATTAGGAAACaagaaaagggaaaatgaaACCAAGGCAGCGCAAAACTTTGACATCACAGCACGAACTTCCACCCACGCGCATGCCCACGCGCACCTCCACTGTGTTTACTTCCTTCCCTGAAGTAGACAGAGCTGGAACGTCCGCCAGTCAGAGAGCCGCAGACAGCAGACACACAGCATGGAGACGCTCTGAGAGAAACCACTGtaagtttctgacattttcttcAACCCTGTTATATACTTAAATGCAAACACTGTGTTAATGTTatggatcattttaaaaacttaaagttaacttttttttaaattaattataaacatattattttaaaaaaagttaaaagaaagagctgtgtttttatgtctttaaaaatacatataatcaTATATATTATTAAACTGATGTGATATTTTGTCCTTTTAACATTGAAATTACTGCATGTGGATAatgatataaaatgatttatatgttttgggctaaaatgttcaaattctaAGTAGAGATCATTGTAAACAGGCATGAAGGTCCACGCAGGCTTGGGTTTTCCCAGCTTACCTCCGCCTTTTTCCTTGGAAAACAGTGCTGTAAGCTCCACCCAGCTGTGCTCAGCCTGTTGCAGCAAAGCAAAGAGCCTCAGAGCTGTGGCTGCACATGCTGAAGCCCGACTGCTTCCCCCAGAGCTAAAAATGGACTCTTCCCCTCCGCTTTGACTTTAGGCTGAGACGGACGCGTGAAGCATCAAGATGGATTACAAATACGACACTGGACTGGAACTGCTGCTGGCTCATATGAACGTTGAGGAAATCATCAACGCCGCAGAGACTCTCTATAAGCttagagaggaggaagaggagggaggccTATCGTTTGACGAAGAGGGTATCTCTCAGGAGGAAATGGATGAGATTGAGGAGGCAGAGGAGATGGTGGCTGAGGAGGAGGACACGGTCAGCGGGGTTCGATATGGGACTGTACCGGACATCCTGGCCTTTGTGAACCTGCTATCCAGCATGCAGACGCCCCTCCTGCAGCACCTGCCAAAGGAGATAGGAGTTCTCCTGAATAAGgtgatcttttctttttttgttaaaataaaaactgcataacaTTCAAAAGGACTTGACTGTTTTTAACCACTTTTCCTGCTTTACAGAAGGACATGGCTGTTAAAAAGGGCCGATACCAGATCAACATAGACGTGCTTTTGTTTGCTTGGAGGTTGACCTACAAGAATCCCGGCTCTGGCCTCGTGCCCAAGGGCTCGTTTGGGAAAGTCCACTTGGCTCAGGATACCACCACCAGAAAGAGGATGGCCTGTAAGCTGGTGAGTCCTGACTGAGGCGCGCCTGGAATTCAGATTTAGTTTCTCGAAACACGGCTCCCTTGCTGAGAATGGCTCGTGGAAGTGCGGCTGTAGAGATGTTTGTGAAAACGTCTGTCATGTGCGCATGACATTTGCAAAGTTTTCCTTTGTACTAAAAGAGGAACAATGTGCTTAAAAGAAGAAccaagtttacaaaaaaaatcacaaaagggGTGAAGATTAAAGCAAGAGAGGAAATTTTGCTGTGAGTTTGCACAGCTGATTATGGGTACATTTCAATAATTTCTTAGATGTAGGGTTTAGAGTGCTTTTCCAGCTATTATTAGAGTTTTATGTATGCGTTAAAGTGCTTCCTTACtcacaaaaactgaaattatttatCAGAATCCCAACTTGAAACAAAAGATCATAAAGCAAACAAGCtgttctgaaagaaaaatacacaaaaaacccCAATTACATAACATTTTCCCCCCAGATTCCCTTGGAGAACTTTAAGGCGGCTGATGTAG containing:
- the LOC112151367 gene encoding poly(A) RNA polymerase, mitochondrial, which produces MASSLPVCRLSVWGRASLLRCSRRADTIIHRRVETNTTAARTESTRRDENALSEETNGRRCLHTLLVERQEQAERSVLISCQSGVSEKRFLKFLSKHGDIKKYFFYESYGFNAVVEFASRDGVASLLETATIPAVNHESLVPFKSRLLSLRNLSSGDSNPPPGLQCQPQSTVPINELIQRLSKEESIDQQIISLTEEYQITDENSRLRFLVCSLLKDVAAAYFPECTIKPFGSSVNGFGKLGCDLDMFLDLDSISGLNVKMPKSGFFMEYRMKRANSERAVTQSVLSVIGECLDHFGPGCVGVQKILNARCPLLRFVHQPSGFQCDLTANNRVAMKSTELLYLYGELDPRVRHLVFTVRCWARAHGITSSIPGAWISNFSLTVMVLFFLQKRNPPIIPTLDHLRELAGPADKSVIEGNDCTFVSDFTKIQLRRNTESLELLLNEFFEFYATFPFSRMSVNIRKGKEQNKPEVAPLHIQNPFETALNVSKNVNATQLERFVALCQESSWLLQQSETNAPKRDGAGGAFTPWGLSTLLLPSQVTGIKTRKRRKREPASERIKSLLESLKNQSQRKSS